One window of the Natrinema sp. CBA1119 genome contains the following:
- a CDS encoding MaoC family dehydratase N-terminal domain-containing protein yields MTQPIEGETRTYERTFTVEDVQQFADLTGDDQSRHTEPDEDGRVMVQGLLTATLPTKLGSDNEVLASTMEFNFHRPVYTGEPITCRSTFETVEERDDRYEFTSAVVCENADGETVLTSSTNGIIWKDE; encoded by the coding sequence ATGACGCAGCCAATCGAAGGCGAGACGAGAACATACGAGCGAACGTTCACAGTCGAAGATGTACAGCAGTTTGCGGACCTCACTGGTGACGATCAATCCCGTCATACCGAGCCGGACGAAGACGGACGGGTGATGGTACAGGGATTACTGACCGCGACGCTCCCGACGAAACTGGGTAGCGACAACGAAGTGTTGGCCAGTACGATGGAATTCAACTTCCATCGGCCGGTCTACACCGGCGAACCAATCACGTGCCGATCGACGTTTGAGACAGTCGAGGAACGAGACGACCGGTACGAATTCACGTCAGCCGTTGTCTGTGAGAACGCGGATGGCGAGACCGTGTTGACCTCATCGACGAACGGAATTATTTGGAAAGACGAGTAA
- a CDS encoding GNAT family N-acetyltransferase: protein MPPNDPQPTIEPASRDDLETLTDLWVRLARDQRRYESAVRADANRETMRETLGAYQVADGLLVARLEGDIVGFASVSIERGTLELDSTRGMLSNIYVEPAVRGRGIGTALLEAAEESVAERGADELLLEVMANNEAARRFYRRQGYDEFRVTMSRSLEDRKENDTHSKEDG, encoded by the coding sequence ATGCCCCCGAACGACCCGCAGCCGACGATTGAACCCGCCTCCCGGGACGACCTCGAGACGCTTACGGACCTGTGGGTCCGACTCGCCCGCGATCAGCGCCGGTACGAGTCGGCCGTCCGCGCCGACGCGAACCGCGAGACGATGCGCGAGACGCTCGGGGCCTATCAGGTCGCCGACGGGCTGCTCGTCGCCCGCCTCGAGGGCGACATCGTCGGCTTCGCGTCGGTCTCGATCGAACGCGGCACCCTCGAACTCGACAGCACCCGCGGCATGCTCTCGAACATCTACGTCGAGCCGGCCGTCCGCGGTCGCGGGATCGGTACCGCGTTGCTCGAGGCGGCCGAGGAGTCGGTCGCAGAGCGGGGTGCCGACGAACTGTTACTCGAGGTGATGGCAAACAACGAGGCGGCTCGCCGCTTTTACCGTCGCCAGGGGTACGACGAGTTTCGGGTCACGATGTCGCGCTCGCTCGAGGACCGGAAGGAAAACGATACACATTCAAAGGAGGACGGCTAA
- a CDS encoding GTP cyclohydrolase III — protein MTNTQVTLVQIDNYGPWTVTPEPRREADLQTMQSRLFADISQFVGNRGGYTFFTRFDNMIAVTNGCSLEDHALLQESVGNRYPVTLSLGVATGTSPVQALSDATECLQDAGSAQDKNRRECLEGRAIADDYRTDDDIQIAHFDVIDATGNYTDELNAFDTFIEIEQGYAELMRHMRYTQNSLSFFVGGDNVIVVCPDLERADYEEAAAHVAEAVDVEMQVGVGRGKSAHEAGYDAKHALETCRADGTRVELEWETA, from the coding sequence GTGACTAACACGCAGGTGACGCTCGTTCAGATCGACAACTACGGGCCGTGGACCGTGACGCCGGAACCCCGACGGGAGGCCGACCTCCAGACGATGCAGTCCCGACTGTTCGCAGATATCTCCCAGTTCGTCGGCAACCGCGGCGGCTACACCTTCTTCACTCGCTTCGACAATATGATCGCCGTCACGAACGGCTGTTCGCTCGAGGACCACGCGCTCCTCCAGGAATCGGTCGGTAACCGGTACCCCGTGACGCTCAGTCTCGGTGTCGCGACCGGCACGAGCCCCGTGCAGGCACTCTCGGACGCAACCGAATGCCTGCAAGACGCCGGCAGCGCACAGGACAAGAATCGCCGCGAGTGCCTCGAGGGCCGGGCCATCGCGGACGACTACCGGACCGACGACGACATCCAGATCGCACACTTCGACGTGATCGACGCGACCGGCAACTACACCGACGAACTCAACGCCTTCGACACGTTCATCGAGATCGAACAGGGGTACGCAGAACTGATGCGGCACATGCGCTACACCCAAAACAGCCTCTCCTTTTTCGTCGGCGGCGACAACGTCATCGTCGTCTGCCCCGACCTCGAGCGGGCCGACTACGAGGAGGCGGCCGCTCACGTCGCCGAGGCCGTCGACGTCGAGATGCAGGTCGGCGTCGGTCGCGGAAAGAGCGCCCACGAGGCGGGCTACGATGCGAAACACGCGCTCGAGACCTGCCGGGCCGACGGGACAAGAGTCGAACTCGAGTGGGAGACGGCCTGA
- a CDS encoding HicB family protein: MASSTRNDGVHDGEIRLWREEDWWIATDVETGVTTQGPSRGTALENLDEAVALHRDEIGSEPTEEELRDLGVDPDSNTTGDREPPDVLK; the protein is encoded by the coding sequence ATGGCCAGTTCGACGCGCAATGATGGCGTCCACGACGGCGAGATCCGTCTCTGGCGCGAGGAGGATTGGTGGATCGCCACGGACGTAGAAACTGGCGTTACCACGCAGGGACCGTCTCGAGGAACCGCGCTCGAGAACCTCGACGAGGCGGTTGCACTCCACCGCGATGAGATCGGAAGCGAGCCGACCGAGGAGGAACTCCGCGACCTGGGGGTCGATCCCGACTCGAATACGACCGGGGATCGAGAACCGCCGGATGTCCTGAAATAG
- a CDS encoding PAS domain S-box protein: protein MSNRDESRHESVSIEPVRVLCVDGDPERLAETADALERADDAIETLDATGTSDALERLAGTDVDCIVSEYELPDSDGLALLDAVRADDEACPFVLFTGAGSEAIASEAISAGITDYLRRDATEYATLAETVRTAVETTRSRLQRQRQLRAIETAREGISLLDEEGRFVYVNRAYADLYGYEPADLLGKHWEQLYPDDKIEHARDVIIPTVMAEGDWYGETTGLRSDGSTFVEAHSLSTTGDGDLICTVQDVTDEKERERDLERYETIIDALGDPVYTVDAEGRYAFVNDAYAEMTGYEKDEIIGQDVSFLLDEPSVERGTDCVRSLLSDATAERKRTYEISVETSDGESIRCEDHCSLLPIEDGQYRGVAGVVRDITERTARERELELDETILETIPDEVYALDEEGYLTKVVPPINAEMTTTGYRPEELVGEHVSIIMDDDDIATAEAEIRALIQSDEREHASFEMETITADGERVPNENHIALLPRDEDGRIQGTVGVLRNITERKAREHELRAQNERLDRFAGIVSHDLRNPLNVAQGRLEIARETCDCAADDLEDVAWAHDRMSVLIENILTVARERDPSLDVESVDLATLAEDCWSHVETANAALRIETDAVVRADRARLAQLLENLIRNAVEHGSTNPDSQTHRDTVENGSASRSDPGRSEGSIGPGRPSVTITVDDLADETGGGFAVEDDGPGIPADDRDRVFESGYSSTDGGTGLGLSIVDRIAEAHGWTVTIADGDDGGTRFELTGVERADRRRADGDGE from the coding sequence ATGAGCAACCGAGACGAATCTCGACACGAGAGCGTCTCGATCGAGCCGGTTCGCGTCCTCTGTGTGGACGGCGACCCGGAGCGCCTCGCTGAGACGGCCGACGCCCTCGAGCGAGCGGACGACGCCATCGAAACGCTCGATGCGACCGGCACGAGCGATGCACTCGAGCGCCTCGCCGGGACCGACGTCGACTGCATCGTCTCGGAGTACGAGCTCCCCGATTCGGACGGACTGGCGTTGCTGGATGCGGTCCGAGCTGACGACGAAGCCTGTCCCTTCGTGCTGTTCACGGGCGCGGGCTCCGAAGCGATCGCGAGCGAGGCGATTTCCGCCGGCATCACGGACTACCTGCGGCGGGACGCGACCGAGTACGCGACGCTGGCGGAGACCGTCCGCACCGCCGTCGAGACGACGCGGAGCCGCCTGCAACGACAGCGCCAGCTCCGCGCCATCGAAACCGCACGGGAGGGGATCAGTCTGCTCGACGAGGAGGGACGATTCGTCTACGTCAATCGGGCGTACGCCGATCTGTACGGCTACGAGCCCGCCGACCTGCTCGGCAAGCACTGGGAGCAACTGTATCCGGACGACAAGATCGAGCACGCCCGCGACGTGATCATCCCGACGGTGATGGCCGAGGGCGACTGGTACGGCGAGACGACGGGGCTCCGATCGGACGGGAGCACCTTCGTCGAAGCCCACTCGCTGTCGACGACCGGCGACGGCGATCTGATCTGTACGGTCCAGGACGTGACGGACGAAAAGGAACGCGAGCGCGACCTCGAGCGATACGAGACGATAATCGACGCCCTCGGCGATCCCGTCTATACGGTCGACGCCGAGGGCCGGTACGCGTTCGTCAACGACGCCTACGCGGAGATGACTGGCTACGAGAAGGACGAAATCATCGGCCAGGACGTTTCCTTCCTGCTCGATGAGCCATCCGTCGAACGCGGCACCGACTGCGTCCGGTCGCTGCTCTCCGACGCGACCGCCGAGCGCAAGCGCACCTACGAGATCTCCGTCGAAACGAGCGACGGTGAATCGATTCGCTGCGAGGATCACTGCTCGTTACTGCCCATCGAGGACGGCCAGTACCGCGGCGTCGCCGGCGTCGTTCGAGATATCACCGAGCGCACGGCCCGCGAACGAGAGCTCGAACTCGACGAAACGATCCTCGAGACGATCCCCGATGAGGTGTACGCGCTCGACGAGGAGGGGTACCTCACCAAGGTCGTCCCGCCGATCAACGCCGAGATGACGACGACGGGGTACCGGCCCGAGGAACTGGTCGGCGAACACGTTTCGATCATCATGGACGACGACGATATCGCCACCGCCGAGGCGGAGATTCGTGCACTGATACAATCGGACGAACGCGAACACGCCTCGTTCGAAATGGAGACGATCACGGCCGACGGCGAACGCGTGCCCAACGAGAACCACATCGCGCTCCTCCCGCGGGACGAGGACGGTCGCATCCAGGGAACCGTCGGCGTCCTGCGCAATATAACCGAGCGCAAAGCGCGCGAACACGAGCTAAGGGCCCAAAACGAACGGCTCGATCGCTTCGCCGGCATCGTCTCCCACGACCTCCGCAACCCGCTGAACGTCGCGCAGGGGCGACTCGAGATCGCTCGCGAGACCTGTGACTGCGCCGCCGACGATCTCGAGGACGTCGCGTGGGCGCACGACCGGATGTCGGTCCTGATCGAGAACATCCTGACGGTCGCACGGGAACGCGATCCGTCGCTGGACGTCGAATCGGTCGACCTCGCGACGCTCGCCGAGGACTGCTGGAGCCACGTCGAGACGGCCAACGCCGCGTTGCGAATCGAGACGGATGCCGTCGTTCGTGCCGACCGGGCGCGACTCGCTCAGCTCCTCGAGAACCTGATCCGCAACGCCGTCGAACACGGTTCGACGAACCCCGACTCGCAGACTCATCGGGATACCGTGGAGAACGGCTCTGCGAGCCGTTCAGACCCCGGCAGGTCTGAAGGCTCGATCGGACCCGGCCGCCCGAGCGTCACGATCACCGTGGACGATCTCGCGGACGAGACCGGCGGCGGCTTCGCCGTCGAGGACGATGGTCCCGGTATTCCGGCGGACGACCGCGACCGCGTCTTCGAGAGCGGCTACTCGAGCACCGACGGCGGGACCGGCCTCGGACTCTCGATCGTCGACCGGATCGCCGAAGCCCATGGCTGGACGGTGACCATCGCCGACGGGGACGACGGTGGGACGCGGTTCGAACTGACCGGCGTCGAGCGGGCGGATCGGCGACGAGCCGACGGCGACGGAGAGTAA
- a CDS encoding phosphoglycerate kinase codes for MIATLDDLDVEGTTVGVRVDVNSPIGDDGTLADDARLRAHVNTLSELLERDGRVAVLAHQGRPGSDDFVTLESHADRLSELLGHPVDYVDATFTNAAREAVRGLSNGDCLVLENTRFYSEEYMEFEPERAARTHLVDGLESVLDAYVNDAFAAAHRSQPSLVGLPTVLPSYAGRVMESELDVLGSIEETPEPRAYVLGGAKVPDSIDVAWSVLEKGLADHVLTAGVVGNVFLIADGVDLGDASSDYIYDQGYWDEIDRAADLLDAYGDRIALPRDVAVARNDERHELGVNALPPGDGESAMDIGESTLDYYRRILANAETVILNGPAGVFEDERFQTGTRQLYDAATDSPMSIVGGGDTASALRKLGVNGFSHVSTGGGAALRMLTAESLPAVTALENAPERPAADD; via the coding sequence ATGATCGCGACCCTCGACGATCTTGACGTCGAAGGGACTACCGTCGGTGTTCGCGTCGACGTCAATAGTCCGATCGGCGATGATGGCACGCTCGCGGACGACGCCCGACTGCGCGCTCACGTCAACACGCTCTCGGAACTCTTAGAGCGCGACGGTCGGGTCGCCGTCCTCGCCCATCAGGGTCGGCCCGGCAGCGACGATTTCGTCACCCTCGAATCCCACGCCGACCGCCTCTCGGAACTGCTCGGCCACCCCGTCGACTACGTTGACGCGACCTTTACCAATGCCGCCCGCGAGGCCGTCAGGGGACTCTCGAACGGCGACTGTCTCGTTCTCGAGAACACCCGCTTTTACAGCGAGGAGTACATGGAGTTCGAGCCCGAACGGGCTGCCCGAACGCATCTCGTCGACGGACTCGAGTCGGTGCTGGACGCCTACGTCAACGACGCCTTCGCCGCGGCCCACCGCTCACAGCCCTCGCTGGTCGGCCTACCGACCGTCCTGCCGAGCTACGCCGGCCGCGTCATGGAGTCCGAACTCGACGTGCTGGGCTCTATCGAAGAGACGCCCGAGCCCCGCGCCTACGTCCTCGGCGGCGCGAAGGTGCCCGATTCGATCGACGTCGCCTGGTCCGTCCTCGAGAAGGGGCTGGCCGATCACGTCCTCACCGCGGGCGTCGTCGGCAACGTCTTTCTCATCGCGGACGGCGTCGATCTCGGCGACGCCAGTTCCGACTACATCTACGATCAGGGCTACTGGGACGAAATCGACCGCGCCGCCGATCTGCTCGACGCGTACGGCGACCGGATCGCACTGCCCCGTGACGTTGCCGTCGCCCGGAACGACGAGCGCCACGAACTCGGCGTCAATGCCCTCCCGCCCGGTGACGGCGAGTCCGCAATGGACATCGGCGAGTCGACGCTGGATTACTACCGGCGAATCCTCGCGAACGCGGAAACGGTGATCCTCAACGGTCCCGCCGGCGTCTTCGAAGACGAGCGCTTCCAGACGGGAACCCGACAGCTCTACGACGCCGCGACGGACAGTCCGATGAGCATCGTCGGGGGCGGCGACACCGCCTCCGCACTACGCAAACTCGGCGTCAACGGGTTCTCCCACGTCAGTACCGGCGGCGGTGCCGCGTTGCGGATGCTCACCGCCGAATCACTCCCCGCCGTCACGGCACTCGAGAATGCCCCCGAACGACCCGCAGCCGACGATTGA
- a CDS encoding DUF5785 family protein, whose amino-acid sequence MSSNWPVDPDGEEGSEGMRKFDMRIIADKVDEEEDFPMDRDEFVAEYGDYPIRINYETVVPMSEIFEHVEPEEFETMVDMHKAVGAAMRAGNFWKYHPQGKNPEKKPA is encoded by the coding sequence ATGAGCAGCAACTGGCCGGTCGATCCCGACGGCGAGGAGGGCAGCGAGGGGATGCGCAAGTTCGACATGCGGATCATCGCGGACAAGGTCGACGAGGAGGAGGACTTCCCGATGGATCGCGACGAGTTCGTCGCTGAGTACGGCGACTATCCGATCCGGATCAACTACGAGACCGTCGTCCCGATGAGCGAGATCTTCGAGCACGTCGAACCCGAAGAGTTCGAGACGATGGTCGACATGCACAAGGCCGTCGGCGCGGCGATGCGCGCCGGTAACTTCTGGAAGTACCACCCGCAGGGCAAAAACCCCGAGAAGAAACCCGCCTGA
- a CDS encoding cyclic nucleotide-binding/CBS domain-containing protein, with the protein MESELSVREILTSDYVGVSESDTVLDVVSLMRDERTSCALVVRGSEPIGIVTEWDVLGLVDDERDPATTTVDEAMTTPVITVGPDRSLTDVATTMARQNIRNVIVEDDDGIVGLVTQRDVIAAASSFQATMTPTRSSEPPVDRDRELADPVAARASGAGNGGALPNGGDEYTTQGVCEACGSLADELWDANGQLVCTDCRSV; encoded by the coding sequence ATGGAATCGGAACTGTCAGTCAGAGAAATCCTGACGAGCGACTACGTCGGTGTCAGCGAGTCCGACACCGTTCTCGATGTCGTTTCCCTCATGCGAGACGAACGGACGAGTTGTGCGCTGGTCGTCCGCGGTTCGGAGCCAATCGGCATCGTGACCGAGTGGGACGTGCTTGGTCTCGTCGACGACGAACGCGATCCCGCCACGACGACCGTCGACGAGGCGATGACGACTCCAGTCATCACGGTCGGTCCCGACCGGTCGCTCACCGACGTCGCCACCACGATGGCTCGACAGAACATTCGCAACGTCATCGTCGAAGACGACGACGGGATCGTTGGCCTGGTCACCCAGCGCGACGTGATCGCCGCTGCGAGTTCGTTCCAGGCGACGATGACCCCCACCCGCTCGAGCGAGCCGCCGGTCGATCGGGATCGCGAGCTCGCGGATCCCGTGGCCGCCCGCGCGAGCGGGGCGGGCAACGGCGGAGCGCTCCCCAACGGCGGCGACGAGTACACCACCCAGGGCGTCTGCGAGGCCTGCGGCTCGCTCGCGGACGAGCTGTGGGACGCCAACGGCCAACTCGTCTGTACGGACTGTCGGTCGGTGTGA